The DNA sequence CGACGCAGTATGTCGAGGGGGCCAGCTACAATGTTGAAATCTGGATCAGCGATCAACTGGCCCAGGTTCTGGCCGCTCAGACCACGGAAAATTCCTCGATCACTTCTGTTGTGCTTGATCTGTTATGGGATGACACAACGGCAGCCTTTGGTGATTTTGCCGATGTCACTGGTGTTGCGAGTGCCTTCCGACTCCTGACCCAGGTGGGTGGTATCAATAATGCCACCGGGGTAATCGAAGATTTCTCAGGAATCACCCTGATGCCTGGCATGGCTGATGGCTACTATGCCCGGGTCGGTTACGCGTCATTTATCGCCAACGCCCCGACAGCAGACGCCGACCCGGTTGAGTATACCGTCAATATTACACCCGGTGAAGATTTGGTCAATCGCGGTACTGAAATCGATCTGAGTCAGATTGATATCATTGGTACTTCGGTGTCACATTTCGGGACCTCCGAATTCCTGATCCAGACGGATATGACCAATATCAACATCGAAGGGACGATCAATATTGGCGGGGAAGTGATTACGCTGACTCCTCAGGATCTGGGGCTGGACAGTACGACCGTGAGTGGTCGTCTGGAAGTCCTGTTCGACGATGTGAATAATCCTTCCACGATTCAGATTCTGGATTCGTTCATTGAGGTCAACCCCTCCGGGCTGGCCCTGCCCGATCGCACAGCAGCGAATAATGACCGAACTACAGAGGAACTGGCTGATTTCGGATTGGAAGGCGTGCTATCGAATTTCAACGGGACTGGTAACCCCGCTGATCTGACAGTTGCCATTCGGGATGCCCTGGTGCAGGTACTCTCCAGTACGCAGGCTCTGGATGGCGACGGTAATTTCAACATTTCCGAGGACTGGCAACTGACCAATGGTGACCTCTATTCCATGCTGGTTGTGCCGGCCTTTGGTAATTTTGTTGCCAGTGATACGGTCGAGTCCACAGCTGGTGAAACGATGGCCTTCTTCGATCCGGGGCAGGCGTACCAACCGGTGTGGACAGCTGGAGCCAGGCCAAACTGAAGGAATTATCTACCGGTCTGTATGAACTGGTGATACCTGTCAGCCGCGTGCTCAACTTCAACACCGAAGCGGGATATCCTGTCGAGTTGAAACTGACCGGCTACGCGACCGCCCGCTTCCTCGTGGATCAGGAAACGACAGATCAATTTGGAGACACAATCGGTACGGCTCATGCCACCGGTTTGAGTTCTGCCTCGACGGGGACTAATACCTATTACGGTGGCATCGGGAATAATACTTCCATCGCCGATCCGCTGCTGGATGTCGATATGTTCCAGGTGCAGTTGAACGCTGGTGACAGCGTGATCGTGGACATCGACGCCAGCCAGTTCCAGACAGGACTGGACAGCGTGGTGCGGATCTTTGATGCAGCCGGAAACGAAGTGGCTTACTCGGATGACGATCTGGCCCCGGATGAAAACTTTGTCAGTTTCCTGTCCAACTTTGATTCCTATGTAACCTACACCAACACTACGGGAAGTGCGGGTAATTTCTTTATCGGGATCAGTGCTTATAACGACCTTGATGACCCGGTTTCATATGATCCAACGGATACCGCAGGACGTCCGACGGGCGTTGATCCTTCGGATGTGGGTAGCTATGACCTGCATATCACAGTCCAGAATGGTGCAGCACCGCTGCATGGAACCCAGGCTGTCATTACTGATGCACCGCTGGAAGACGGGACAGCCGTCGATCTGGCGGTCGTCCGTGATCAGACCCAGCTGGATGCCTATGGTCAGACCAGCAGTCTGCCGAACAGCGATACCTGGATCGATGAGTGGAGTTCCTTCTGGGTGGAAATCTACGTTGAAACGGCAGATGCTCAGGGCATTACTGCAGCGATTGCCGATCTGAATTACAACACCGATTTCTTCACCGCCACGGCGATTGAATTTGGTGCCGCGTTTGCTGACAACGGGCAGGCAATCATTGATGATGCCACCGGCGTCGTAACCGGATTGAGCGGAACGGCTCAATACGAGAAAGCAGGGCACCTCAAGAAGGCTCTGCTGGCCCGCGTGAAATTTGAATCGCTGGAGCAGGATGATGTCTCGATTGACTTCGAGGATAAATTCATCGGTCCACATGCCCTGGGGCTCTCGTTGAGCAATGTGAGTGTCAGCCTGACAGATGACACAGAGACCACCCTGCTGGTGGGCGATGCTCCCGAAACAGACCTGTGGGCGATTGCCTATGATGTGAATGATGATGATGTCATTGACTTCAAGGATCTGACGATTCTGGCTTCGGTCTACAACCAGAATGTGCTCGATACGGATTCACCTTATGTCTGGGCCCTGGATGCCGATAAGAGTGGTGATGTCAACTTCAAAGACCTGACGTTCTTTGCCACCAACTATGGAGTTTCGAAAGGCGGGGACAGGGATGTAGTCTACCCGTCGAACTTCCTGCAACGCTGGTATGGTAAGACCACCAACATCAGTGGTGACTCTTCGATCGATCAGGTAATGGATACGGCACTGAGCATCTGGCAGGACGCCCTGGGAATGGATGAGCCTCTGGATATCCAGCTGGTGATCACCGACCTGGGCGGCACTCAACTGGGTGAAGGCCAGATCACCGCTGTCGACGAGCAGGGCCGACCTGTCGCCGGGATTGTGACACTGGACGACGATGCCGCCGGCCTGGGCTGGTACTCTGACATCTCGACAACTGCCTTTGGTGGTGGCGAGCTGGAAGGGGGCGTGTCTTACACGGCTGACATCAATTCCGATGCGGCTGGTCATTACGACCTGTTAACCGTGCTGTTGCATGAAATCGGTCACGTTGCCGGCTTCACAGATACTTATGCACCATTCGAAAGCCACATTCAGGTGGGCGTAGGTGGTACGCTGAGCTTCGTCGGCAACGGATTTGAAGCAACGCTGACAGACGATGGCCTGCACCTGGATGATTCGGTACATGATGGCGACGTCATGAACGCGACACTCGATCCGGGTGTGCGGAAACTGCCTTCGATTCTGGATGCATTGATTCTGCAGACCGCTCATGAGACGGCTGCTTCTGGCGACTTCGAGATTATGGTGGGCGTCAACGCTCCGCTGATGGCAAATCTGCCTCTGACAGGCAGCGATGAAACTGTTCTGCCTGAAGCAATCCAGCCGCTGGCTCCCCTGGTAGAACTGGCTCAGGTCAGCTTCGACGCCTCTGGAAGCCAGAGTGATCCTGCAGGCTCGAATCTGCCTGTGATCTGGAATCAGGTCTGGAACACCCTGAATCAGCTCTCCCAGGGAGCAGATCCGAGTGAACTGGATCTGACACTGCTGGAAGGTCTGAATGAAGAATTCGTTCAGTCGCTGCGGGAACACGGCCTGTCGATTATCGAGTCTGGCGAGATTCTGGGTCACGAATTGAGTGAGCTGGATCCTGCCGACTGGCAGCTGACAGGACTGGACCAGGATGGAGATGGCGACTTTGATGCAGTCTTCTCAAACTGGGCAGGTCCCATACTTTAAATCGCTAATTCACTGAATTTAAATTCAGCAGGCTCTGATATGTGACGTATGATGACATATCAGGGCCTTTTTTCATAAGTGCAACGTCGACTGGCTGTTGTAGGTGAGATAGGCGATTGAGTTGCTTTTTGACAACATACAGTAATTTTCGTCAGGGTCGATGCCCTGTCTCGTAAGAGTTTGAAAGACTTGGGTTTCTGTTCTTGAATAGTGAACAGGCCGATGTTATGTTTCAGGTGTCTTGAGGGAACTCGGGACGAACTGATCTTTTTTTACCGCGATGAACTGCCTGTCACTGCAGGAGCTCTTCATCTCCGGTCCGTACAGTTCCCATATCCGGAACCAATAACTTCTTCAGATTTTGTAACATTGAGGAGAAATCAAGCGTGAGTGCTAAGAAAGATGACAAACCAGCTGAAGCAGCACCAGAAGCAGCTGCAGAACAGGCTCAAGGTCAGGCCCCCGCTCAGCAGCAGCAGCAGGTCAAGGTGAATGATGCAAACGTCATTGCCAGCTATGCCAATTTCTGTCGCGTTTCCAGTACTCCAGAAGAGTTGATTCTGGACCTGGGACTGAACCCGCAGCCACTGGATCCCGCCAACACTGAAATCAATGTGGGACAGCGGATCATTCTGAATCACTACACAGCCAAGCGTCTGTTGAGTGCTCTCTCAATGGCTCTGCAGCGGCATGAGCAGGCCTTCGGTGTTCTGGAAACAGACATCCGGAAACGCGTCGTGCGTCAGCAGCAGACCTAGTCTATTGATGACGGCCTGAGTTTCTCAGGCAGCGATCTTCTGAACCGGCCCGTTACCTGGTGTAACGGGGCCGGTTTTTTACTGCGCTGACGGGCAGCAGGGGCGGGGCTTTGTATCCATTCGTCAGGTGACTGATATTCTGGTTTTTCCTGAAAAATTGAATAAAAGACTGGCAGCGGTTGAGTAGGAAAGCGTATAGCAGTTTGCTAACTTTATTTATGATACTGCAAGAGGTCTGGAGTGATGCGCTTTCAATCTCAGATCTTATAGGATATCGTAGAAGTAGTATCTTTTCGAAACCGTAACTGCGACAGAACTCCTGCTCTTTCAGGTTTCCTGAGATGCAGGAGGCGTATGTCGGTTGTTCTTAATTACAGCCCGGAGAGGGCAGAATGTTAGATAAACCAGATCCCGCTTCGTCTTACCATGACGGCAACGGGCAGAGCGACGTTTCGCTGCCCGACGATTTAATTAACGAATTAAGCTCGGAATCGTTAAACTTCGTAGAAGACCTCTACACGAGCTATCTGGAGTCACCCAGTTCGGTGAGCGAGGAATGGCGAAATTATTTTGCCAGGTTCCCCCAGAAGTCAGCCCGTAAACGCAAGCCGGGTTTCGGTCCCACATTCAAACGTCATTCGATGTTCAATCCGCCGTCACCCGTCCGGAATGAAGCCGTCGATCGTCAGACAATGAAGATCGCCGACCGGCAGGAACGTCTGGACCAGTTGATCCGTAACTATCGCGTGCGGGGACACATCCTGGCGTCGCTCGATCCGTTGGGAAAAAAGCGGGCAACTCCGGCTGAACTGATGCCCGAGTTTTACGATTTCTCCGAGCGGGATTACGACCGCGTCTTTTCGACCTCCACCTTTGGTGGTCCGAAACAGCGAACGCTGCGGGAAATGATTCAGTGGCTCAAAAACACCTACTGCCGTTCGATCGGTGCGCAGTTCATGCACATCGACAGTCTGCGGGTTCGGGAGTGGCTGCAGACCCGAATGGAAAGTACGGCGAACTTCCTCAAGTTCGAACGTCCCGAAGCGCTGCGGATTCTGCGTCGACTGACCGACGCCGTCGGCTTTGAAGAATTCATTCAGAAAAAGTATGTCGGCCTGAAGAGCTTCTCGCTGGAAGGGGCCGAAAGTCTGATTCCACTGCTCGACCTGGCGATTGAAAAAGCAGGTGAGCAGGGGGTCGATGAAATCGTATTCGGTATGGCCCACCGCGGTCGTCTGAACGTGCTGACCAATATCATGGGCAAAAAGCCTCGTGAGATTTTCCGCGAATACGAAGATTCGGTTCCGGAAATGAGTGTGGGCCGCGGCGACGTGAAATACCACCTGGGTTACAGCTCGGACTGGATGACCGAATCCGGACACAACGTCCACCTGACGCTCTGTTTCAACCCGAGCCACCTGGAATTCGTGAACCCGGTTGCTATGGGACGTATGCGGGCGAAACAGGATCGCTGGCACAACATTGACCGGACCAAGGGGATGGTGCTGCTGATTCACGGTGACGCCGCGTTTGCCGGAGAAGGTGTGGTGCAGGAAAGCCTGAACCTGAGCGAACTGCGGGGCTACCGCACGGGGGGAACGATTCACGTTGTCGTGAATAACCAGATCGGTTTCACCACCGACCCCGCTCAGAGTCGCTCTTCGACCTACGCGACCGATGTGGCCAAGATGCTGCAGATTCCTATCTTCCACGTGAATGGTGAAGATCCGGAAGCAGTCGCCCAGGTTGTCCGTCTGGCAATGGATTTCCGCAAAGAATTCCATCGGGACGTGGTCATCGACATGTACTGCTATCGTCGTCGTGGGCATAACGAAGGGGATGAGCCTTCATTCACTCAGCCTCTGATGTACGATGTGATCGACAAGCGGCCTTCAGTCCGCGACAGCTTCCTGCAGCGGATGCTGGAACGAAAGTCGGTCACCGAGGAAGATGCCGACCGGTTACAGGAAGAAAGTGTTTCACATCTGGAAGCCGAACTGGCGGCAGCCCGGGTCGAGAATTATCCTCATAAGGTCGAACTGCCCGGCGGGATCTGGACCGGTTATCGCGGCGGAAAAGAACTGCCCGCGGATCAGATCGATACCGGAGTTCCCGAGGAGAGTCTCTCTAATTTGCTGTTGAAGCAGACCGAGCTGCCCGATGGTTTTACGCCACATAAGAAAATTAAACGGTTGCTGCAGATCCGTAAGGATATGGCCGCAGGAGAGCGGAAGCTGGACTGGGGAACCGCAGAAGCCCTGGCATTCGCGTCACTGCTGACCGAAGGTTATCGGATTCGCGTCAGCGGTCAGGATGCACAGCGTGGTACTTTCAGCCATCGTCATGCCGTACTGCACGATGTGAAGACCGGTAAAAAGTACACACCGCTCAAGCACCTGGTTTCAGGTCAGGGCACCGTCGAGATTGTGAACAGCCCGCTTTCCGAAGCAGGGGTTTTAGGTTTCGACTATGGCTACAGCCTGGACTGTCCCGATGGTCTGATTATCTGGGAAGCCCAGTTTGGCGATTTCGTCAACGCGGCTCAGGTCATCATCGATCAGTTTATTGTCAGTGCAGAAGACAAGTGGCAACGCTACAGCGGCATGGTAATGCTGCTGCCTCACGGGTTTGAAGGTCAGGGACCGGAACACTCCAGTGCCCGCTTCGAGCGTTTCCTGCAACTGGCGGCGGAAAGTAATATTCAGATTGCGGTACCGACTACGCCGGACCAGTTCTTCCATCTGCTCAGACGTCAGGTCATCCGCAAGTGGCGTAAGCCTCTGATCGTCATGACTCCCAAGAGTCTGCTCCGACATCGCGATGCGGTTTCCAGTTTCAGTTCGCTGACCTCTGGTTCCTTCATGAAGGTGATCGGCGATACGAGCGATCTGAATCCGCAGAAAGTGAAACGGATTCTGTTGTGTACCGGAAAGATCTATTACGATCTGAACGAACGCCGTCGTCAGACCGAACGTGACGATGTGGCCGTCGTGCGAATCGAGCAGCTTTATCCGGTGCCTCATGAAGATCTGGAAGCAGCCCTGGCACCCTATCCGGAAGGAACCCCGGTTTACTGGGTTCAGGAAGAGCCGGAAAACATGGGCGCCTGGCGATTCATTTACTGCCGGTTCAAAGGAAACCTGTTTGGGCGCCATCCGCTGCACGGGGTTTATCGTCCCGCGAGTGCCAGCCCGGCAACAGGCTCCGGTCGCAGCCATCAGTTCGAACAGGAAATGCTGATCAACGAAAGTTTCCGGGACGACTCTTAGTCCCGGAGACTATCTCTGCTTGAGTTCAGCGATGACTTCGGCCAGGTGAAAATGGTGTTTGCCCAGTTTGCCGCCGTAGTTGCCCGCTGTGATCTGCAGCAGTCCCGGTAACTGCGTGGCTGCCTGCAGGCCTTCGCACATCGCCTGTTGAACGTCGTCGAATGTTTCGCCGTCGATGACGATTTCATAAACGCAGCCTGTACCCTCAGGGAGATCAGAATCGGTCTCGGCGCGGAGGGTCGGGCAGTAGGCGTCGTTCGTAGAGGCTTTGAGCGCAGAATACTTCGAACCGACTTTACTGCCGCTGCGGACAATGCCTCCCGGGAAGGGGAGGATGACATTGTCGACGGCCTGCATGGCGGTAACAGCCGCTTCGGTTGCGAGCAGGCCTGCAGACTGGTTCGTCGCGCAGATCAGCAGGTTGCCCCCGGCGACTCCTTTGAAGGAACCAACACGATCTTCGCAGACGAATTCGCCATCCATGACCGGAATTCTCCAGAGGCGGCGATCCTCCCATTTCTTTGAAATCTGAAATCCATCACCAAAGAAGCGGAGCTGTTTGCCCAGGGCCAGGGCTTTTTCGGGATCTGTCACCGGGATGCCGGCGTAGCAGGCAGTGGTGGGACAGGTCAGGATACATTGACCCACGCGATTAGTGACTGCTTTCTCAAGCGCAGAGCGACTGAAAGCGAAGAACATCAGGCTGACACCGGGACGTCCATCGGGGCTCTCTTCAGGGGAGAGGAACTTTTCGACGCCGGCTTCGGCATCACAGGCGATGACACTGGTGGCGTAACCGGTGACTTCGGTTGCCGCGATCCGGACCCAGGATTCGGAGACCGCGGTCACAATAATACGGGTTCCGACCGTGGTGAATGCCTCTGCAAACGTGTCGCAGACGGGAACGTCGTTCCATGCCAGTTCTGGTTGAGTATTCAAGTTCGTGCCCGGACGCTGATAAAAACTGTGTTGTCCAATAAATCCTGCCCCTGATTATGGCGGATCGGGCGCAAAATTCAAAGGGTCAGCGTTCCTGAGTCGGAGTCGGGCTTCCCTGGATCTGCAGTTCCATCTGAATCAGCTTCGGAACACTTTTCGCCTGCATTTTTTTCATGATCTTGGCGCGGTGGGCTTCAACCGTCTTAAAGCTGACATTCAACTTCTCTGCAATTTCGCGGCTGGAGAAACCCGAGACGACATATTTCATGACTTCATTTTCGCGGCGGGTGAGTGTTGCTTTGCGTTCCACCAGTTCTTTGTTCTGCAGACGATTCGCCTTGTTTTTGATATCGCGTTCGATGCCTTTCTGGATGTAATCCAGCAGAACCTGATCGCTGACCGGCTTTTCCAGAAAATCAACGGCTCCCGCTTTCATGGCACGGACAGCCATGGGAACATCTCCGTAACCGGAAACGATGATGACGGGAATGTCGTAGCCCCGCTCCCTGAGTTTCTCCTGCAGTTCGAGACCACTCATGCCGGGGATGCGCACATCGAGCACCAGGCAGCCGGGGTGATCGGGAGAATAACTTTCCAGAAATTCGCTGGCGAGTTCATGGGTTTGAACTTTGAGCCCGACCGATTCAATCAGCCAGCGGAGTGATTTGCGAATTGCCGGGTCGTCATCGACGACAAATACGGTTGCTTCCTGTTGGATTGTCATAGCTTCAGCCACCACCACTGTTATCTCCATTTACTAAGGGAAGCTCAATGAAAAAGCTGGTTCCCTGTTTATTGCGACGGGGGTAAAGTTTCCCCCCGTGGGCTTCGATAATGGTCTGGCTGATGGACAAACCAACGCCCAGGCCTTTTTGTTTAGTTGTGTAGAATGTTTCGAAGATAGAATTTTCTTCGCCTTTTTTCAAACCTATTCCGCTGTCGGTCACGCAAATAACAAGATTATCGTTGATGTGAAGATCCGATTCAATCAGCAGTTTCCGTTGTTCGGGCGGTAGTTCGGACATGGCTTCGATGGCGTTGAGCAACAGATTCACGAGTACCTGTTCCAACTGGATCGCATCACCGATGGTTCGCAGCGGTTTGGGGCTCAGTTCCAGTTGCAGGCTGATAAAATTCCGCTGGATCTCATGCTGGAGCAGGGCGATCGAATTTTCGATGACCAGGTTGATATCGAGTATCTTTTGCTCGACTTCGCTTTTCTGCACGTGACGCCGCAGGCGTTTGATAGTTTCGCTGGCACGCTGGGCCTGACGCGACATTTCCTCGAGTGGTTCGATCAGATCATCGAGTGAAGTAATGCCCGAGCGAATCCGGCGGATGCAGCCGTTTGTGTAATTGTTGATGGCAGCCAGCGGCTGGTTGAGTTCGTGCGACAGTTCGGCAGCGAGTTCGCCCATCGTCGACAGACGAGAGAGGTGTGCCAGTTCTGCGCGGCGACGGACCAGTTCCTGTTCGGCCAGTTTCTGGTGTGTAATGTCGGTGGCGATGACCATGGCTGCAATCGTAATCCCGCCACTGACCATTGCTCCGATACGACAGGAGTAGATGTATTTCTGGCCTGAGGATGAGACGCCTTCGGTTTCCATCTCCTGTGGTTTTCCGGTCTGGAACACCTGTTTGAGAATCGTTTTGGCTTTCTGGATGTCCCCGGCAGGCAGGAATTGATAGATGGAGGATCCGATGATTTCTTCCATGGCCCGGTCAGCGAGGGGATGGTTGAGATAGAGGATCGTGCCATCGATGTCGAGGGTGAGGATGGTGTCCGGGGCGTTGGTTACGAGCGAACGCCAGCGGGCCTCGGTCTGTTGCAGTGCTCGATAGAGGCGATTGCGTTTGGTGTATTCTTCATTGAGACTGGCGTGAGCCTGCTGCAGCTCTGCTGTTCGTGCGGCGACGCGGGCTTCCAGGTTTTCATTGAGTTTTTCGAGTTCATCCAGGGCCGCCCGTTCGCGGGTCACATCTTTCACGCAGGAGAGCAGAAAGGTTTCGCCGCGGAAATAAATCTGGACCGCAGAGAGCATGGTGCAGAGCCGGGTTCCATTGGGAATGATAAAATCGAAGTACAGCTCGCGGGCGGTTCCTTCGCTTTTAACCTGCTCAATCATTTCACGACGCGTTTCTTTACTGGGCCAGAAGCCGATATCGAACGCGCTCTTTCCCAGAATCTCTTCCCGCGTGCACTGCAGGGCCGTCAAAAAGTTCTCGTTGACTTCGATAAAAATACCGGTGTCGATTTCCGTAATACACATCGCGATCGGATTGACCTGGAAGATGGTACTGAAACGTTCCTCGGAACGCCGCAGTTCTTCCTGTGATGCCACTTTCTCGGAGATATCGACGGCGACCGTGAGAAATCCGGCGATTTCCTGCTGGTCGTTATAGAGAGGCGTGTATTCCACATCGAGAGTCTGCTCGCCGACCGTCCTGACATGGCGCTGTTTTTCGCCGTGCAGAGTCCTCTGGAACAGATCGATCAGTTCCGGGTCGTCAGCAAATTCAGCGAAGATCGATTTGCCTACCCATTCGCCAGGTTCAAAACCGAGCCTGGTGAGCCCGCCCCCTTCGGAGAGGGTGACCATGCCCTGGCGATCGACGGCTGAAATAATAAAAGGGGTGATCGAGAGGATTTTCCGGAGTAACTGATGGCTGTCGTCCGAAAGTTTTTCCAGGAAATCAGGAGTCTGGATTTCGGGGAATGTCTCTGACAGCAGACGAGAGGTCAGACTGGTTTGATCCTGAGGTCTGGTTTGATCCACGATTCACCTCTCACTTCCCCTTTTCTGATCTCAGCGACGGCGGAGCGCGAACGGGGCGTCTGGATATCGTTTCGGAAGTGATTTCAACAGTACCGGCGAAACAGGAATTCAGCAGCACAGCAGCGGCGTAATCAGATTCACCAATGTTTATGGTACCCTGACAGGTGACTGACTGTCAAACTGCGGTGGCTGTCTCAGTATGGAATCGCTGTCTCCGCGGTTAAGCGGGTGGAAGATCGAAATTCTGTCCCGGTGTATTAGCGGAACTGTTAAGCCGTTCATGGTCGGTAATATCATATTTGAGCGGCGTCACCGTCACATAACCTTCCGAGAGTTCCTTGATGTCGGTACCCACTTCGAGCTGGTGGTTGATAATGGGATCCAGGCCGCTCCAGAAGTAGGGCCGCCCGCGGGGATCGATGCGTTTTTCCATCACATCAAAGTGGCGTTTGACGCCCAGGGAGGTCCATTTGACACCGCAGGGCCATTCGGGTCTGGTTTCGGGAAAGTTGATGTTCCATAGACGGTCAGCGGATGTCTCCTGCTGTGCCATCAATTGACGAATAATGGGGATGCTCTGTTCGGCCCAGCGATCATAATCCGGTTTGACATCATTCGAGAAGCTGCTTGCAGCGGAGACGGCAATCGAGGGGATCCCGGCGAAGGCACCTTCGATGGCACCCGCGACCGTACCGGAGTAAAGTACATTGATGCCGACATTCGAACCGGAGTTGATGCCGCTGACGATCAGATCTGGTTTCTGTGAGCAAAACTCGAGAATGCCAAGTTTGACGCAGTCCGCGGGACTGCCGGCGACCGCCCAGCCCCAATGCTTTTCTCCCTCGAATTCCTGATGTATCATCAGGGGGTGCAGATAGGTGATGCTCAAGCCGACGCCACTCTGTTCAGCGAGGGGGGCGACGACTTCCACATCTCCCAGTTGTGTGAGTGCGGCTCTCAGGCTCCGCAGACCCGGGGCATGAATACCATCGTCGTTGGTTAACAGGATTTGCACGAAACTACCTCGACTCTCTATGGAAACAGGTTTGACGGCTCCCGGAGAGAAAGCCGTTCCCTTGAATGTTTGCGTCAGACACGTCGAATTTTATTTTAGCCTAAGGGACGATTTTATGACACCACGCAGACTGTTTGCGGTCATTCCTGCCGCGGGACACAGCCGGCGGATGGGTACGCATAAGCTGCTGCTCACCCTGGGCGGAGAGACGGTCATTCAGCGGTTGATCCACGGATTGGCGACTCCCTGGATCACCCGCACGGTCATCGTGGCCCGCGGTGGAGATGAGGCGCTGGCGGAACACCTCGCAGGAGAGAATGTGGAACTGGTGCAACCGGAGGTCGATCCGCCGGATATGAAAGCCAGTGTGCAGGCGGGACTGCAGTGGATTGAAACGCACCATGCACCCACCGAAGAGGACAGCTGGCTGCTCATTCCCGCAGACCATCCGGTGCTTAAACAGACGCTGATTGAGCGGCTGTGCGAAGTCTGGTCGCAAAGTGAAGCGCGAATTCTGATTCCCGCGTTTCAGGGGAAGAAAGGGCACCCCGCATTTTTTCGCTGGTCGGTCGCGCATGAGGTCTTTCAACTGGGAGACGCGCAGGGAATCAATGCGCTCTGGAAAGAGGGGAGTGCCGCGCCGGTGCTCTGGGAATGCGACGATCCGGAGATATTAATCGACCTGGATACCCCCGCTGATCTGGATGCGGTTCGCGCGCGTTATGCGTCCGATTTTGAATGATCAACGCGCTTAGATATCTACATATGCTGAAGCGTAACGCGTCTCAAACGGGTTTGGCGTGTGGTTTTCATGACACATGTTGAGTGATGGTAGTCGTTTAAG is a window from the Gimesia benthica genome containing:
- a CDS encoding PAS domain S-box protein, producing MDQTRPQDQTSLTSRLLSETFPEIQTPDFLEKLSDDSHQLLRKILSITPFIISAVDRQGMVTLSEGGGLTRLGFEPGEWVGKSIFAEFADDPELIDLFQRTLHGEKQRHVRTVGEQTLDVEYTPLYNDQQEIAGFLTVAVDISEKVASQEELRRSEERFSTIFQVNPIAMCITEIDTGIFIEVNENFLTALQCTREEILGKSAFDIGFWPSKETRREMIEQVKSEGTARELYFDFIIPNGTRLCTMLSAVQIYFRGETFLLSCVKDVTRERAALDELEKLNENLEARVAARTAELQQAHASLNEEYTKRNRLYRALQQTEARWRSLVTNAPDTILTLDIDGTILYLNHPLADRAMEEIIGSSIYQFLPAGDIQKAKTILKQVFQTGKPQEMETEGVSSSGQKYIYSCRIGAMVSGGITIAAMVIATDITHQKLAEQELVRRRAELAHLSRLSTMGELAAELSHELNQPLAAINNYTNGCIRRIRSGITSLDDLIEPLEEMSRQAQRASETIKRLRRHVQKSEVEQKILDINLVIENSIALLQHEIQRNFISLQLELSPKPLRTIGDAIQLEQVLVNLLLNAIEAMSELPPEQRKLLIESDLHINDNLVICVTDSGIGLKKGEENSIFETFYTTKQKGLGVGLSISQTIIEAHGGKLYPRRNKQGTSFFIELPLVNGDNSGGG
- the surE gene encoding 5'/3'-nucleotidase SurE; its protein translation is MQILLTNDDGIHAPGLRSLRAALTQLGDVEVVAPLAEQSGVGLSITYLHPLMIHQEFEGEKHWGWAVAGSPADCVKLGILEFCSQKPDLIVSGINSGSNVGINVLYSGTVAGAIEGAFAGIPSIAVSAASSFSNDVKPDYDRWAEQSIPIIRQLMAQQETSADRLWNINFPETRPEWPCGVKWTSLGVKRHFDVMEKRIDPRGRPYFWSGLDPIINHQLEVGTDIKELSEGYVTVTPLKYDITDHERLNSSANTPGQNFDLPPA
- a CDS encoding nucleotidyltransferase family protein; its protein translation is MTPRRLFAVIPAAGHSRRMGTHKLLLTLGGETVIQRLIHGLATPWITRTVIVARGGDEALAEHLAGENVELVQPEVDPPDMKASVQAGLQWIETHHAPTEEDSWLLIPADHPVLKQTLIERLCEVWSQSEARILIPAFQGKKGHPAFFRWSVAHEVFQLGDAQGINALWKEGSAAPVLWECDDPEILIDLDTPADLDAVRARYASDFE